The DNA segment GCTTTGCTCTGCCCAGCCCTGTGTCAGGCTTCTTGGTTCTTCCTTTCCTACCAAAAGGTTGTAATGTTCTCTATATTTTAGTACAGTTGTTGAAAGTGTGTTTCCTGGCCTCTTTGCAACACTGAGTTtacctttcatagaatcactaggctggaaaggacccactggatcatcgagtccaaccattcctaacaatccctaaaacAGGCCCCTCCatacctcatccacccatcccttaaacacctccagggaaggtgactcaaccacctccctggacagcctgttccagtgcccaatgaccctttctgtgaaaatttttttcctgatgtccagcctgaacctcccctggcagagcttgaggccatcccctcttgtcctgtcacctgggagaagaggccagctccctcctcagcacaacctcctttcaggtagttgtagacagcaataaggtctcccctcagcctcctcttctcaaggctaaacaaccccagctctctcagccgctcctcataagactcggtctccagccccctcaccagctttgttgtgcTTCTTTGTAGCGTTCTCTTCAGTCTGTGTAGGTTGTCTTTACAGGCATTTAAATGTCTCTTCTGATCTAGAGAGGGTAAAGTATGGTATGGTGGAGTGAGCTGGGACCGGTCTAGCTGCCTTGTAGATGAGGGCTTTCGAAAGCATGGATGCTGATGGCAAACGATTAGGAAGCTGCATTTGCCAGTCTTTACAATTTCTATCCTTTCCCTTACAGATACAGGTGTGGGACACAGCTGGTCAAGAACGCTTCCGGACAATAACCCAGTCTTATTATAGGAGTGCCCATGGGGCCATCCTTGCCTATGACCTTACTAGGAGGTCCACGTTTGAATCCATTCCTCACTGGATTCATGAAATTGAAAAGTATGGTGCTGCAAACTTGGTCATGATGTTAATTGGTAAgaatctaattttaaatattacattGTATACCTTTGTTTGTTAATACATGTATAAGCTCCCCCTCTTTTCCGCCACTACTTAAAGCATCTATAAACTATGCGTTAAAGAAGAATGCAGTTGTAATTAAAATAGATCAGAAATTGTATCAATTTGACCTAAGCTTAAAATATTAGGAAAGTTAGAGCCTGGTCCTGAAAGGACCAAGCCCATTGCAGACCTTGGAACTTTTTACTTGTTCCTTTCCCACCAGAATAATGCAACAAACTTGCTGCTGGTCAAGCAAGCAGTGACTACCTTACTGAGGTTAGAATTGCAGTGTCTGACCCTATACTCCTGATGCACAGGAATTTAGCGGTTCAATAATTCAAGACAAAGGAGAATGCACAGCGCAACACAACTCCTTGTTCtcatctttcctctctgttcttttGATATGCATGTGCATTGCTCTGTAATGGGACTCTGATCAGGTAAAGCAGTAGATAGGGACATGGCTTTTTGCAGAGCATGAAGTAGTCTGATAGCATTCCTCTTCCTCATTGTGTGTTTCACTAGCGTTAAAGAAAATTTGCCTCTTGAGGAAAGGAACAGGTAGAAATTTCTGAGAATGGAGCTGGTAGGAAGCAGCAAGTTTCTTCACATTTGTGTTTCGGGTTATTATTGCTCTTCCCTCCCCCAAGGGAGAAGCCGCAAATGAGCGAACTGGTGTTGTAAAATGACGGAGTTTTTGTTTACGTTCCACTACAGCACTGTGCTGAGAGCAAGGCAcgcagctgcagcagcctgaaCTGGCTCTGCTCTTGAGGATAGGCAGTGTTGGGCCTCGCAGCGTTGCAGGCATGGGACCAAAGCTGCTTGTACTCCTAGCAAATTACCACTTCTGCTGTGGTAGTTgttcctgtttttcctcttgaagAACCAAACAACAAATTCTGACCCACATGTAGCTGGAATGAgtaaggaggaaagaaaaaaaacccaaaactttgcTAAACtttggtagggtttttttaactttcctcatagaatcatagtatagtttgggttggaatggaacttaaagatcaaccagtcctaatctccctgccatgggcagggacacctcctaccagaccgggctgcccaaggccccatccaacctggccttgaacacatccagggaggAGGcgtccacagcttccctggtcaacctgggccagtgcctcaccaccctcaccgtgaagaatttcttcccaatgtctcaTCTAGATCTTCCCCTttccgatttaaagccattccacctcatcctatcactacaggccctcgaaaagtccctccccagcttttttgtagccccccttcagctactggaaggctgctgtaaggtctccccagagccttctcttctcttgaaTCTAAAGAACAAGACCTATTTATGCGTGTCGTGGGGGCTGGTTGTTATTGTTGTACTTTAGGtggtttcttttaagaaatcatttttaaaattactaaaaataaagcttttgttATGGATCCAGCTTGGTGCTTTCTTCCAAAGCTGGTGCTATTTGCTGTACTTACAGGAAGCCTTTGTATATTTAATTACATGAGTCATGTTATACACCTTGCTAGTATGAGGTTAAGAAGTTTGACTTCCCCATCTGGAAATCAAGGAGGCAAATAACCCTCAATAAGCTGTGTATTGGCAGgagctgtggttttcttttgtggatTTTAGGTTTTCgggtttttctccttttagaaAAATGGGAAGGGACTTAATGGGAGGGGATCTGACTTATATTTGCTTCAAGTTCAAGATCTGGAATTGATGAAAGGCTGTCTTGAGACTCTGAATGCAGACTTCAGCCAGGTACTGCATGTACCAGAACTGATGATAATTCAAATTCCACACATGTTGCAACTATTTAAAATACCTTTGTATATTTATCTGAGATGTTTCGTGATTTCTGACAGATTTTGATTAGAATGCTTTGAGGAAAAGATTGTGTATGCAGAAACTTCTTAAGCATACATTTTAAGCAGTAAGGTAGCTGGTACAaatgcttgtcttttttttgacACCATCTCAAAATGACTGACTTGTATAAATAGGTCATGTCCAAATCTGATTAACAGTTGAGCAGGTTCTTCCAGTACtttggtgggggttttttttgaggagatCTGCTTTAGACTAACAACATTCCAGATCTTCAGAGCTGAGCATCCACTTTGAGATGTGTCAAAGTAGCTTGACAATAACATAACATGTGTGACTTCCTCTGAAGGTGGAAGAAACCTTTATAGGATATTAGTTTGGTTTACCATGTGCGATCACTACAGCTACAAgatttccatgattttttttttttaatatttaacttaaaggctatttaatgtttaaaaatactagAGAATATGGACAAACAGTTTCTTCCAAATAATCTCCTAGCACAACTACCTACAGCAAATAATTAGATGAACGCaggtttttgggtttgggttttatgAAACTCATTTGATTTCATGTGATTTTAACTGCAACTTTGATCCACATTCTGTGTTCATGGCTTTGATGTGCTTACATCTTGTTTTTCTAGTCATTCTTATTCTCAACATAATTctattatttaacaaaatagaATTAGTGTATTGCATTTCAAGATGAATCTTTGAGAGACTAAATTACTGGATTATCTGTTTGCCTTGTTTTAAGGGAACAAATCGGATTCATTGGATAAGCGTCAAGTCCTGTTTGAAGATGCCTGCACACTAGCAGAGAAGCACGGGCTCTTAGCTGTACTGGAGACATCAGCAAAAGAAGCTCAAAACATAGAAGAGGTGTTCACGTTAATGGCTAAAGAGCTAATAGCCCGAAATACCTTACAGCTTCATGGAGAGAACCCTCCAAACAGCATCTATCTTGATTCCAGGCCAGTGATTGCCTCCCCCAGTGTGGAGAAGACCCAGTGCCTCTGTTGAAGAGAGATTTCGGGAAGAATTTGGAAGTCATTATTCTTCTGAGGCTGCTTGACATAATTTTATTCAGTTGATGCAAGTGTGCTATGTGGCCTCAAGCCATCTCTCTTCATATCTTTACCTTGCAGTTTGGCTTGTAAGTATCTTTGGAGATCGTTGTTCCTGTTGGCTGATTTGAACAAGGCAGCTGATGGCTTTTCAGTTCGTGTTAAAGTTGAGAGGGCTTGGGAAGCTGCCAGCCCTTACCTTAACCAAAGAGAACTGCAAAAATTATTGCCTTTAATTATATCCTTAAATAGTTTTCTGGCTGTGTCAGAAGAGAAATTTGCACCAGAGCTCTAAATTGATTTGACCCTTCTAAGCTATGTTGTTTGTTCTAGTGCAAGCACTTTACTCTTTGCCAGTAGCTTTAAGAAGTCTGACACATACAAGGACAGCACTACCCACCCCACAGCTGCCTAAACCTTCCTTTAGGAGCCGTCCTGATGGCAGGCACTTAGCCACCCATCCCAAGGAACTTACTAACATTTGTGAGAGTATATGACTTCACATCTGTACTAATCTCCTCACCAGGCTAACGTGGAGACATCTTTGGGGTTCTGTAGCAGGCAGAATATGGTCCACTAGGGTTCCAGCCTACTCTTTCTGGAGTAAGAAAAGTTGTCTTTCACTTTGCTCTCTCTAAGAATTGTTTCCAGCAGCAATCTCTGTCTTGTTACTTAGATTTGCTAGGAGTAGCGAAGCTTCCAAGGCATCAATAAGGGCCTAAATCAATGCTGGGGTGAAAggacatttttgtttctcccccaccccaaccTTGTCTTGCTTTTAATGTGCTGATGTTAATCAAAAGCCCAGTGGCAGCTTAGGATATGCCTGTAGATTTCCAAGGGAGTGTGAAGAATGGATTCAAGCTCCTGTAAAACTCAGCAAGGGGTAGGATGCTGTTTATTATATGACCCTGCCAGAGAGCAGTCAGGGAGTGGCACTGGATGTGCCATAAAGCTACCCCTACGCAAGAGTATGTGCTACTGCTATGGAGACTGAACACACGCAACGTCAGTGTTTGTACTGCTCCTCCCAAATGCAAGCTCTGTTACTGGGGGCTCGTTTCTATGTACTAGAACTGAATGAAGGGTTTGTTGTGAgtttggggtggggtttttttggtttttttttttttttagtagagggaaatggaaggaggaggaaagaaatattatatggagaaagcttctttttttttttttctttttgactgcaGTCCACCTGTACCAAAGTGCATCACTTGGGTAGTTACTGTTAAGCCTGGAACTGGAACTCGCACTCTGTAATGATAAAATACAGTCTGGGTTACAGGCAAAGAAGCCCTGGGAAGACTGGCAAGCTGCTAGCTGACCCAAGGGCAGTCTACCCGTCTTTCACAAGTTCTTGACAAGTAGGGAAAACACATACAACAAGTATTTCTGGAAAACCTCTTCTGAGAAgcacaaaaaataaagcagaacgAAATGTTGATTTTTAGTCTCACAAATATTTCTAACATTACTATTGCTCCCTCTAGCCAGGTTTTTTGCTATCACTTACGAAGAACTGGGCTTAATTCACTTATGTGTAAACTGAGGGAGAAATCTTCA comes from the Cuculus canorus isolate bCucCan1 chromosome 1, bCucCan1.pri, whole genome shotgun sequence genome and includes:
- the RAB19 gene encoding ras-related protein Rab-19, which gives rise to MPFPSSSTDDAFDYLFKIILIGDSNVGKTCVVHRFKTGQYNEKQQNTIGVDFTVRSMDIDGKKVKIQVWDTAGQERFRTITQSYYRSAHGAILAYDLTRRSTFESIPHWIHEIEKYGAANLVMMLIGNKSDSLDKRQVLFEDACTLAEKHGLLAVLETSAKEAQNIEEVFTLMAKELIARNTLQLHGENPPNSIYLDSRPVIASPSVEKTQCLC